GCACCTTTACATAgtggaatataataaaatatatatttaatatgtaatcagtttatcaagtttttctttttggaacTTTTACTacagaaagtgttttttttttaaagattttatttatttatttgacagacagaaatcacaagtaggcagagaggcagacagagagagaggaagggaagcaggctccccgctgagcagagagcccgacgcggggctcgatcccaggaccctgggatcatgacctgggccaaaggcagaggcctaacacactgagccacccaggtgcccccagaaagtGTTTTCAAAGAGTCACACCCGGTCTAATTGTGTAACTTAATTAGAAATTAGATGGCAGAACGCATTTACCATCATACTACATTAAATTGGAAATAACTGACTTTCTCTAAGACACTTGCACGTTGCCCTTAGGCTATAGGACATAATAAATACAGTCCTGATGTCTACATCTTTGGTTGCTGTAGGGATGAGAATCTAAAAACAATCCTCCTACTTAGTGTTCTAATGAAGAAGGAAAGGACGTGACTTCTCTCACCCGCTGCTAGAATGGAGATGTTCAGGAAGTGCACACAGAAAAGCTGCGAACCCCTCAACAAGTCACTGGCAGACACGGAGGCACGTATGTCCAGGGTCGGGGGGAGACGAGCTGTCATTTGACAAGAAACACCATGGCTGAGGTCCACATCTAGCAGGCAAAGCGAGAAACAGAGATGGTCATGCAGGGAGACCATGTTGTGTGAGAAACAGACATAAACTTGATTCTGAGGCTCTTCAACCATTGAAGGGACGGGAGAGAAGAGCCACAAAGAAGATGGTGGACTCTTGGCCATACAGCACAGGGATAAGAGAGGATGCTGGAGAGTGTCTTTAAGGAAGGATATGTGCTTTGAAGACCATTAGCGGATTCCTGGAAGATGTGGACTGAAACTGCCTGCGATGTCAGAAACACAGATGCCTTTGCTGACCTTCCTGAGAGTCGGTTTGGTGGAATGCATAAGCAGAGACCACCCTGGAACGGGTGGGAGCATGAATAAGAGAAGTCAGTGCCTCTGACTTGGAGAATATTGCGTGGGATCTGGGAATATGGGGTTCGTTATTCTGGGCATAATTTGCCCTTTTatgccatattttttttcctgagtgatTTCATGGAATGGATGTTCTAGCAAATTATGTTACTGTGCTTAATACTGTAGTTAGTGTAAATCATGACTTAATTACTTACAATGGCTTATCCTGTCTTCCTTCTTACTACCTTGCATATCAGCAAGCTGCTGGGCTTTAAGAACTCACTAGGCGGGAATAGATAACTCATTCAATCCttcaaaaaattatctattactactgataaaaaaaaatgttcctggaATGACTGAGACTGACAGACTTTCTTCAAAAATGAGAATGGGTAGATGGGTcaggcattttctttcttaatattttaagcaaagaagaaaattggTCAAAAgcagctgaaaaatacaatatgaaTCATGGAAATTCATGGAGCAATAGTGAGCTGTGTGTAATTCAGGAGTAAAAACAGATTTAACAATTATGACAGGATAGCGTGAATATTCACTGAACTCATGCACTTAGATGATCTCTTGCATTGCATCTTCCATAAGGAGCAGCTTAAATATTGTAGCTATCATCTTATTTTAATGCTGACAGCGATATATGAGAATATTATTAGTCTTTTCCTACAAAATTACTCAGAACTAGGTGTCCTCCACTTTAGTAACTGACCTCCAAGGGGGAGATTAACAAGTCATGGATGAGAGTCAGCCATGAGAGTCGGAGATGGCTATTTTTCAATCTTGACACCTGGGaagctcagccagttgagcatccatgactcttgatctcagctcaggtcttgatgtcagattgtgatttcaagccccacactgggctccaccctGTGTGTGgagcttactttttttaaaaaaatgaaaaaaactggaaagtaaGAGCTGTGGcggcaaaataaatatattccctTACTCAAGGTGAAATGATTATAATCAGGTCTTTCCTCTAGTTGGAGGAAATGTTCACCCTCAGCATCTGAGGGCTGTAGACACCTTCTTCTGGTCAGGAGAGGAGGAGGTTAACACTGAGAGGGTTCCTGACACAAACACTCCAGGGGCAAGGGCAAGGATCTAGGGGCAGTAAGTGCTTTACTAACAAGGAAACCAGCCTCTGCACAGTAGAGGAATCTAGAGTTCTCGGGCATGGTGAGCCTGTCGTCTGAGAGTGAGTACAGGAGAGCCTGGGCAGAGGACACTCAGTGACTCCAGAAGAAATATGTTAGTAGAGGTGATAACTACCTTGTCAGTGAGTTGCTGCTGGGAAAGTCCAGTCATCTGGAATTAGAACCTTGACACCTCTACGTCCCAGACAAGAACCAGGCTTCCTCTTGGGGGCACTGGCACAGCCTAGGAGCAGTGTAGACAGGTTACAaaatgtcagagagaaaggacagtACCTGTACTAGTCTTGCCCTTGAGGTCCCCGTGAGCCATAAACCACATGGATCTGCACCAGTTATTTCTAGAATGAAGAGAAACATCAGAGAAACCCATTCACTCATTACCATAAGACTTTGTTGTGAATATAACAGTAAATAAAACTCAGTCCTGGTTCTAGAGAACTTGTGTACCATACTTGGTCTGATCGGTACCTGACAAGATACAAATCCATAGAGAGGAAGGAGCCCATCTCCCTGTGTAAGGGAAGGAGGGTAAAACTTTAGTGCAGAATCAAGGCCAGATTTGTTCCTCACACAAAGAGGAGTAAAACAGGTATGTGTGTCGGGGTGTGTGCATGAGTCCTTACATTCCTGCACCACCTCGGTCTTTAGGACAAAGATGTCTCTCATTTGACTGTAAGTATCCAGGCGGATGCACCCATCGGAAGTTTACTGGGAAAATAAGCTTCTGTTGTGAAAGTCATAGTCTAGTTTGATGACATCTTCTTAGACCATATGGAGActacataaaggaaaacaaaaaataggaaGTAAAAGCAGAGACGAATGttcagaaaatggaattttctgtGCTCCCCATTGAAAAGCTACGTGGCGAACAGAGAATCTCGGCTCCCAGGTTCCCCGCACGCCCAGCCTGGCCAGACCGCGGAGGCCTTGTCTTCCCCTTGGTCCTCCTGGGCCCTCTGCGCCCAGCCCTCGGGGTGCTCACAGGAGGCCCTGGGGGCTCTCAGGGCTGTGCCCTGCCTCAGAGCCACGCACTGGTGAGCAGGGAGAACTTCGTGCTTCTGGGCCAGATGAAGAGACTGTCCCTTTTCTTCTGTCTGCAGGACAGAAAAGCCTTCAGATTCCCGCGGGAGATGGTGGAGGGCAGCCGGCGGCGGGAGGCCCAGGCCAGGTCGGTCCTTCACACGCGGCTCCAGCGGACCTTCCACCTCTTGCACGCAGAGCGCGCCTCGGCTGTCTGGAGCGCCCCCTGCTGGGCAAGCTGCGCTCTGGCCTCCATTGGCCGCGGCAAGATCTGGACACCTGTTTGCTGGGCGGACGGTGGGGAGAGCTGGCCCTGGGAATGGACCGCCCCACACCCGCCCTGAAGAGGTACCTCCAGGAAACCCCTCTCCAGAACAACGACTGCGCCTGGGGAATCGTCAGAGCAGAAATCGTGAGTTCCTTGTCTTCAGCCACCAACTTGCAAGGTAGGTTAGAAATTAAGGCTGGAGACCTGGGGTCACCTTGAAATGATTCTCAGGGACGAATGTGCCATATGACCCCCACACATATGTCTGGTCACTGAAAGAGGCTGTCATTCCTGTCATTCCTGGTTTCATTTCAGAATTTATTGACTTTAATTCGGCCAAGTGTGTTCTGAGTAGTAGTAAGCAAGAACTTACTACTTAAAAATCCAGCTTCAGGATCACCTGTCCCTAAGAGATGACTGCCCTGATGTtcgttcattctttctttctttcttcttcattcacTCTTGTAACTTAtcgtatttatatttttattttcatattaaatatttgcctttaattgtattaaaatttagaaaacattttcatcttttcattgtaTTAAATATgcacttttcttatttaattcttatcaAAGACAGCTTcttgagtctgtttttttgttgttgttgttttgtctttctttcttcttttctttctttcttttttgagagagacggAAAGAGTATGATGGGGACAGCggaaggtgggcagagggagagggagagaatcttgggcaggctccatgctgtgcACAGACCCCCCATGCGGGCCAGGGGTGGGAGTGAAGGGTCTCCATTTCGTGACcctgagaaaatgacctgagaaaatcaagagctggactcttaatggactgagccaccgaggtccCTGAGTCTGTTTACTCTTAAATCTAAATCCAAatactggttttcaaagccaactGCAAGAATGGATGacaatatttatctatttattcattcattcagtaatttcCTATGTAAACTGAGTGTCAGTGTGGCAGATTGCAGAATCACCTTTCAGAAGCACAGCTCAGGAAATCTAACGGGACAACTTCTGTTTCCAAACATTCAGTCTCACTAGGGGACTTACAGAGAGAATAAATAGTTTTTAACTTTCAATTATTGTATAGAACTCAAAAAGATGTAAAGGAAAATGATGTTCTTACTTAGAAGCTTTAAATACAAATACTGTGGAGGACAGGGAAGCTAGACATCCTTTGCAGGGTCCCTGGGAGATCCTTACTTATGGAGGTCTTGCTGCTGGTTGGGCTTAAGGGTCCAGACTGAACAAAAAAATGCCCCGGGGGCGGGTGGTATTCATTTGAAATTCTTTATTGCGTATCTGGGAGTGAGGGCAGGGGAGTGCATGTGGTCACTGCTATGCAGGGAGGACAATGGAAAGAGGACCTAAATGTGGTTCTGCAGACCCTCAACATTTGAAGGTCAGGCAAGAGGACAGTCTGTGATGGAGTGGCCACTGCAGTTGGAAGGACACACAGGCACCATGACACACGGAGGACAGATTCCTGCAGGGAAGAAGGTCAAAGTCGTGCTTGCAGGCCAGGTGCCAACAATCGGTCCCAGGGGCTCTGCAAACAGACGCCATTGGTGACCTGAGCAGGATCTGGTTCAGTGGAATCGGTGGTGCAGAAACCAGAAGGGAACAGGtggaagaggaaacacaagcacggGACTCAGGGGCCCTGTGTACACAAAGTCACTTGGGAAGCTTGTTTGTGAAGTGGAGGAGAGAAATGAGGTGGTACCTAGAAGGGGGGTTAACAtctctatgcatatatatatatatatatatatatatatatgttttatgtttcTGTGATATCTTTCTGGAAGTGCAGGGATCAAGACAAAGAGACTTCAATAATAACCTAAACTCAGATttgaaaaattaacagaaatcCCCAAATGAAACCTAAAATATCATCCACTCTCCACAGTATAAGATTTTGCATCGGTTATTCATTCCACCAGTTtgtgtgtgtgatcttgggcaagacaCCTAATCCCACTGGATCTTTGATTCTGGAGTGTCCTGGTCTCCCCCTGGACTTTACCTGCCCAAGACACAGCCCAAGACGCTGCTATGGCGGCTGTGAACGTCTACAGGGAATCACTGTGTGGTGCCAGCGGGAGGCAGCTGAGTGTGAAACCACGTCCTGATCCTCCCCTCATGCAGTGCTTTGCTGTCACAGGCAGGATGTCACGGATGAGCAGCTCGGTAGAGAAACTGAATGAAGAGAGATACAGCACCAACACTGCCCATGAGTCTAAACCTCACAAGCTGGTCAGGTGTCCAGGAGAGCCTTGCACCAGTGCGTAGGAGCCAGACATTCTCATTCCACCAGGAGGAGACGGCACCTGTCACAGGAGCTCAACTGGCCACAAACCAAAGTGGGCTTCAAGAACCGTGAGGCTCTAAGGGGCAGGAGCAGCTGGAGAACACGGAACAGAAGCAGCTCAGCTACTCTGTGCTCTCCCGGGCTCTCGGCTGCCCAGCTGAAGCCCCAATGTCAAGTGTGATCCACTTCAATTGCAAAGTGGTGCATAGGCTGGCCACTCTGCCTCTGGCTACATTTAAAAGGCCagttgcagggtgcctgggtgttggGGGACGCAAGCAGAGCCTGAGGTCGCGAGtacaagaaaaggagagaaaagaatcacTTCGTAGACGGCGACACGCAAACCCATCCCAACTCAGGTCTTAGAAAACACTGCTGGCCGAGCAAGGTGTTTCACAAATGCCGTCATCCTCCAGGAGACAAGACTGGTGTGTGACGGAAGTGAGGATCCTGATGACGAGGTTAATTGTACTGTGAATGTCTGGCATCATGGGCGGTGCCTGAATGCCCAGGACAAATGGGAATTGGAGAGAGAACTTCTCTGGGACCTGGCTGAGTCAGagctctccagagaagcagaatcaGTAGTAGGTGCGTACATAGAGGTTTATTTTGAGGAAGTGGTCCATGAGTTTGTGGAGATGGTCAAGTCCAGTATCTGCACAGTAGGTCCGCagctggaggcccagggaagagTTGCAGTTTGAGTCCAGATGTGGTCTGCTGGCATAAGTTCCACTCCTTCCAGCAAGGAAGGCCTTCAGTGGAGTGGATGGGGCTCACCCCCATTATGGAGGGCAGTCTGGTTTGTTCAATATCTAGTAAAGCAAATGCCCATCTCACCTAAAAAAAACAGCTTCACAGCAACTTCTagaatgtttgaccaaatatctggggaCTGCGGCCTCACTGACCCATGAAGTTAACCATCCCAAAGGCTTCCCTCAGATTCTCAACAGCCTCTTTGATTAGTGTGGAGTGTAAGAGTCCTACCATGTGGCCAGTTGCTCAGGCTGGGGAGACAGAAGGCCTGCATTCCAGACTGTCTctatgaccttgagaaagttacTGCCCCTCCATGTGCTCCATTTGCTTCTTCAGAAGATGGGGATAAGAGAAAGGATGTCTGTCGGCCCATGCTGTTCACTGGCAGGAACTACAGTGACTGACACAGCAGGTGGCGAGAAACAGCAGCTTGGTGAATGCGTGTTGGGGAGCAGCGCTCATCTCCCCTCTATTCACGCTGTATCAAGAAGAGAGGGAGGATCTGGAGGCAGGTGGAAGCTCTTCCCCACCCAGAGATTCAAGGTCCTGAGGACTTCCCCTTGCCCATCTGAACTGgcatttaagtgactgagccacacaggcaccccttccttGGCTGCTCTAAGACACTTCTCCGAAAAAGGATCTCGGTGGAACTCTTCCGGAAAGCTACCTGACAAAGGAAACTTGTACAGATACCTGCAAGAGATAAGAGATACAAAGTACTCTTAAAAGCAGAGTGGGGACAGGTGGGCTTGTCATTCTGAGGTCGTTCTGACCTCACGATATTCTTTTTATCCTAACTCCAAGGCTTGATTTCACATCCTGTTGTGATTCTCTCTCTTGTGTCACTTCAGCCTGCATACAGAGCTTGGCATTCCACAGTCCATCTAGGAGGAGGATGCCTGAAAAAAACACGACTAACACGACAGATCAGTGCCCTTTTCTGAAGAGGAAATAGGTCCAGTGCCATGTTATTGCCTCAGCTGTGAGCTCCCAATAGAGAATATAGGACCCCAGGTCGCAGAGGGTAAAGGTAGCATCTTATAGGAAGTTGAACTCATCAAGATTAGCTCCTGAATGCCCAG
The DNA window shown above is from Mustela erminea isolate mMusErm1 chromosome 12, mMusErm1.Pri, whole genome shotgun sequence and carries:
- the LOC116569979 gene encoding LOW QUALITY PROTEIN: interferon omega-2-like (The sequence of the model RefSeq protein was modified relative to this genomic sequence to represent the inferred CDS: inserted 1 base in 1 codon), with amino-acid sequence MEFSVLPIEKLRGEQRISAPRFPARPAWPDRGGLVFPLVLLGPLRPALGVLTGGPGGSQGCALPQSHALVSRENFVLLGQMKRLSLFFCLQDRKAFRFPREMVEGSRRREAQARSVLHTRLQRTFHLLHAERASAVWSAXLLGKLRSGLHWPRQDLDTCLLGGRWGELALGMDRPTPALKRYLQETPLQNNDCAWGIVRAEIVSSLSSATNLQGRLEIKAGDLGSP